The window GGCCTCGACTCCCCCTCCTATCTGGCGCGGCTGTTCAAGCGCTACCTGGGCCTGGCACCACGAGACTTGCGCAAACCCCACTGAGGCGCTGGCCCAAACGTCCGCATCGGCGACCCGATCGTCGCGGCAAGCCTTCTCCCCCGACGCGACAATCGACCTCCTCCCATCCCTTTCGAGGTCTGCCATGCGTGATGTACAGGTTGTAGAAGTGTTCAAGTCCGCGAGCGGAGGCGGCAATCCTGCCCCCATCGCCGTCGATGCCGAAGGCCTGACGGCTGAGCAGATGACGGCCATCGCCCGTCGCTACGGGCATGAAAGCGGTTTTGCGTTTCATCCCGAACAGGCCGCCGACAACGACTACCGCTTCCGCTTTTTCGTCCCGCTGCACGAGATGAGCATGTGCGGCCACGCGACCATCGGCACCGTGTGGCTGCTGCACAAGCTCGGCCGACTGCAGCGGGAGCGATTGTCCATCGAGACCCTGAGCGGCACCGTCACCGCCCATGTCCAGGGCCTGGAGTCGCAAGACCCGTTCATCGAGATATCCCAGCCGGTCGGCACCGTGGAGCCGCTCAGCCGCCCCGAACTGCGCGAGGAAATCATCGAGGCGATCGGTCTCAGGGCCGAAGACATCCTCGACCTGCCGCTGCTCAACGCGGCCACCAGTCGGGTCAAGACGTTGATTCCGGTACGCAACCCGGCGCTGCTCGATGCCGCCCGCCCGGATTCAGCACGCATCGAGGCACTGTGCGAGCTGATCGACTCCACCGGTTTCTACCTGTTCTGTCCGCGCCCTGGCATCGAACGACAATTCGACAGCCGACAGTTCCCCAAGGCCTCCGGCTACCCCGAGGACGCCGCCACCGGTATCGCCGCCACAGCCCTGGCTTTCGGCCTGCTGCAATACGGTCTGATCGAAAATGGCGAGCGATCGATTCTGGTCCATCAGGGCCGTGCCATGGGCCGGCCTTCGGATATCCATGTGCGCTTCGAACTGGACGGACAAGGCCAGCCGAACGGCTGTTTTGTCGGTGGCTACAGTGCCTTCGCCACCTGGCAGCAGCCGGAGGCAGATCATCATGGCGCCTGATCCGCAGTGGCTGCCCTTGCCCCAGGTACTGCCACCCTTTCGGGAGACGTTGCTCGCGCTCTACCCGGACGCTGCGCAACGCTTTGTCGCGCCGCGCCATTTCCGTCTGAGCCAGCGTGACGGCAACCTGCTATGGGTGTCCGGCCAGGTACCGCGCTACAACGAGGAGATCCGCTACACCGGTCGCGTCGGCGAACAGTTGTCCCTCGACCAGGCCCGGCAGGCCGCCCGCCTGTGCATGGCGAACTTCCTGTCGATCGTCGCGGCCGCCTGCGACGGCGACCTGCAACGGGTCGAGCAGGTGATCCGGATCACCGGCTACGTGCGTGCCACGGCCGATTTCGGCGCACAGTCGGAGGTGATCAACGCCGCATCCGAGGTACTGGTGCAACTGTTCGGCGAGCGTGGCGAACATGCCCGATCGGCCATCGGTGTGCACTCCCTGCCCGGCGCTGCCGGTGTCGAGATCGAAGGCGTGGTCCGGCTCAGGTCCTGAGCAGCGGCGCCCGGCGTTTTCCTTTACCATGGTGTCTGATCGCGCTTCGGCCAGTCCGGGGCGCTCCCTCGATCAGCAGTGGAACGGGCCAGGCCATGGGTAGAGACACGTCGAGCGCCGACTGGGTGCAACGCGCACCGCAGACCAGCCATATGGAGCGTTTCGAAGCGTTCTTCCATGGCCATCGATTCAGCCCCCACCGCCATGACACCTATGCCATTGGCCGTACGTTATCCGGGGTACAGAGCTTCAAGTACCGTGGCAGCCAACGCCACAGCCTGCCCGGCGGGACCATGGTGCTGCACCCGGATGAGGTCCACGATGGCCGGGCCGGCACCCACGATGGCTTCCAGTACCGGATGATCTACCTCCAGCCTTCACTGATCCAGGCAGCCCTGGGCGGCCAGCCGCTGCCTTTCGTGCCCGGTGGGATCAGTGGCGATCCACGCCTGCGGATCGCCACCGAAACCCTGCTGCAGAGCATGGACCGCGCACTCGATCCGCTGGAGGAACAGGATGCGATCTTCGAGCTGGCCCACGCGCTGAATGCGGTGTGCGGCGCGCCGGTCAAGCGGCGCAGTTTCGACTACCAGGCGGCCGAGCGTGCCCGGGAGTTCATTCACAGCGCCCTGGACCGTACCGTGACCCTCGATGAACTGGCCGAACACAGTGGGCGTGACCGCTGGGCGCTGAGCCGTGATTTTCGCCTGCTGTTCGGGACCAGCCCGTATCGCTACCTGAGCATGCGTCGGCTGGATCTGGTGCGCTCGCTGCTCGCCCAGGGCCATTCGCTGGGTGAGGCGGCGTTGATGGCCGGGTTCGCCGACCAGAGCCACATGAACCGTCAGTTCCGCTCTACCTTCGGCCTGGCGCCAGGGCACTGGGCGAAGATACAACGACTGGCGGGCTGACTGGCCGGGAAACGGGGCGCAAGATACAGCGGCGGGCGAACGCCCGTGGGAAGGGAGTATTGCCGGCGCCACGATTGGCGCCGGCAATACGCCTGGGGCAACGAACCGAGCGGGTCGTTGCCCCAGGCGCGACTCAAGCCTGGATCAGGTTGGCGATCGCCACGTCCGGGCTGACGTCGGCGTCGTAGTCCACACCTTCGACACCGAAGCCGAACAGGCGCAGGAACTCGGCCTTGTAGCCAGCGAAGTCGGTCAGTTCGTTTAGGTTCTCGGTGGTCACTTCGTTCCACAGCTTGGCGACCAGGTCCTGCACTTGCGGAGCCAGTTCCTTGTAGTCGGCGCGCAGGCGGCCGTCCTCGTCGAGGATTGGAGTCGGCGAGTACAGGCTGTCCTTGTACAGGCCGTAGACCTGCTCGATGCAGCCTTCGTGAACGCCCTGCTCCTTCATCACCTTGAACAGCAGCGACAGGTACAGCGGCATGATCGGGATGGCCGAGCTGGCCTGGGTGACCACGGCCTTGAGGACCGACACACGGGCGTCGCCGCCCTTGGCTGCCAGGCGCTCACGGATGCTCAGGACCTTCTGGTCCAGGTCTTTCTTGGCGGCGCCAATCGAACCGTTCCAGTAGATGTCGTGGGTGACCTTCTCGCCCAGGTAGGTGAAGGCGGTGGTCTTGGCGCCGTCGGCCAGCACGCCGGCTTCGTCCAGCGCGTCGATCCACAGCTGCCAGTCTTCGCCACCCATGACCTTGACGGTACCGGCGATTTCTTCCTCGCTCGCCTGCTCCAGGGTGGTTTCGGCAACCACTTCCTTGTCGGTGTTCAGGCCGCGCTGGGTGATCGACTTGCCGATCGGCTTGAGCGTCGAGCTGTAGACCTCACCGGTTTTCGGGTCGGTACGGCGTGGCGCCGCCAGGCTGTAGACCACCAGGTCGATCTTGCCCAGGTCGCGCTTGATGGTCTCGATGGTCAGGCGCTTGACTTCGTCGGAGAAGGCGTCGCCGTTGATGCTCTTGGCGTACAGGCCTTCAGCCTCGGCGAACTTGTGGAACGCGGCGCTGTTGTACCAGCCGGCGGTGCCCAGCTTGCCTTCGTCACCTTCGCGCTCGAAGAACACGCCCAGGGTCTTGGCGCCGCAACCGAATGCGGCGGTGATGCGTGCAGCCAGGCCATAGCCGGTAGAGGCGCCGAGCACCAGGACGTTCTTCGGTCCGTCAGTGACCGGGCCTTGCTGGGTGACATAGTCAATCTGTTGCTTGACGTTGGCTTCGCAGCCCACCGGATGAGTGGTCACACAGATAAAGCCACGAACGCGTGGTTTGATGATCATAAGGTCCCCTTTTCTCTTAGGCCTGTATCGACGCTGATGATGATAACGTCGCGGATTCTAGTCGTAGACGCTCAAAAAGCCCATGCGTCACTGCTTTTACAACATCGCTTGTCACGGCAGACGGCAAAATAGCCTGCCTTGCATCGCCTGGGCCTTGATTCCCCGCCCGGCGGACAACATTCTAGCCAGCCCCTCCACTGCGAACCCTTATCGACCATGAGTAGCCCGACTCCCGCGGAAACCGATAGTGACGTCTACAAGACCCTGCTCGAATCGACCCGGGCCATTCCCTGGCGGATCGACTGGAAGACCCTGACCTTCAGCTACATCGGCCCGCAGATCGAGAGCCTGCTCGGCTGGGCGCAGGACAGTTGGGTCGGCATCGATGACTGGGTCTCGCGCATGCACC of the Pseudomonas vanderleydeniana genome contains:
- a CDS encoding PhzF family phenazine biosynthesis protein: MRDVQVVEVFKSASGGGNPAPIAVDAEGLTAEQMTAIARRYGHESGFAFHPEQAADNDYRFRFFVPLHEMSMCGHATIGTVWLLHKLGRLQRERLSIETLSGTVTAHVQGLESQDPFIEISQPVGTVEPLSRPELREEIIEAIGLRAEDILDLPLLNAATSRVKTLIPVRNPALLDAARPDSARIEALCELIDSTGFYLFCPRPGIERQFDSRQFPKASGYPEDAATGIAATALAFGLLQYGLIENGERSILVHQGRAMGRPSDIHVRFELDGQGQPNGCFVGGYSAFATWQQPEADHHGA
- a CDS encoding RidA family protein; this translates as MAPDPQWLPLPQVLPPFRETLLALYPDAAQRFVAPRHFRLSQRDGNLLWVSGQVPRYNEEIRYTGRVGEQLSLDQARQAARLCMANFLSIVAAACDGDLQRVEQVIRITGYVRATADFGAQSEVINAASEVLVQLFGERGEHARSAIGVHSLPGAAGVEIEGVVRLRS
- a CDS encoding AraC family transcriptional regulator, with the protein product MGRDTSSADWVQRAPQTSHMERFEAFFHGHRFSPHRHDTYAIGRTLSGVQSFKYRGSQRHSLPGGTMVLHPDEVHDGRAGTHDGFQYRMIYLQPSLIQAALGGQPLPFVPGGISGDPRLRIATETLLQSMDRALDPLEEQDAIFELAHALNAVCGAPVKRRSFDYQAAERAREFIHSALDRTVTLDELAEHSGRDRWALSRDFRLLFGTSPYRYLSMRRLDLVRSLLAQGHSLGEAALMAGFADQSHMNRQFRSTFGLAPGHWAKIQRLAG
- the fabV gene encoding enoyl-ACP reductase FabV: MIIKPRVRGFICVTTHPVGCEANVKQQIDYVTQQGPVTDGPKNVLVLGASTGYGLAARITAAFGCGAKTLGVFFEREGDEGKLGTAGWYNSAAFHKFAEAEGLYAKSINGDAFSDEVKRLTIETIKRDLGKIDLVVYSLAAPRRTDPKTGEVYSSTLKPIGKSITQRGLNTDKEVVAETTLEQASEEEIAGTVKVMGGEDWQLWIDALDEAGVLADGAKTTAFTYLGEKVTHDIYWNGSIGAAKKDLDQKVLSIRERLAAKGGDARVSVLKAVVTQASSAIPIMPLYLSLLFKVMKEQGVHEGCIEQVYGLYKDSLYSPTPILDEDGRLRADYKELAPQVQDLVAKLWNEVTTENLNELTDFAGYKAEFLRLFGFGVEGVDYDADVSPDVAIANLIQA